The following proteins are co-located in the Sphingorhabdus lutea genome:
- a CDS encoding SulP family inorganic anion transporter — MIRGEEAMNFTRYFPILIWGKAYNNRIFVNDAVAAIIVTIMLIPQSLAYAMLAGLPPEIGLYASILPLLIYAIFGSSRTLAVGPVAVVSLMTLTAASAIAPPGSAEFIAAALVLAFLSGIILLSMGILKLGFLANLLSHPVVSGFITASGIIIATSQLKSIFGIKANGENMPALISSMAENIGSINYPTFLIGIFATAFLFWVRKGLKPLLMRFGMPEHIAELVAKAGPIAAVAVSTMATIIFSLEEKGVKIVGDIPQSLPPFSVPLMNVELWQQLAVPALLISVIGFVESVSVGQTLAAKRRQRIDPDQELIGLGAANISAAFSGGYPVTGGFARSVVNFDAGAQTPAAGAFTAIFIAIAALFFTPLLASLPIATLAATIIVAVLSLVDLKTPAAIWKYSKMDFAAIAATIGVTLIAGVEPGVISGVLLSLALFLWRSSRPHAAIIGRVPETQHFRNIERHKVFTDPRILNIRIDESLTYLNARWLEEFILEQIADNILVRHVILMCSAVNAIDASALESIEAINHRMIDADIKLHLSEVKGPVMDRLQKSHFIEQLGGNIYLSQNEAFDAVIAIANRQKEAETPFDPYHARGVI, encoded by the coding sequence TTGATCAGGGGTGAAGAAGCGATGAACTTCACCCGATATTTTCCCATTTTGATATGGGGCAAAGCATATAATAACCGCATATTTGTTAATGATGCGGTGGCCGCCATCATTGTCACAATCATGCTTATTCCGCAAAGCCTTGCCTATGCAATGCTTGCCGGTCTGCCGCCTGAAATAGGGCTTTATGCATCGATATTGCCGCTTTTAATTTATGCAATTTTTGGGAGCAGCAGAACATTGGCGGTTGGCCCAGTGGCGGTGGTATCATTAATGACATTAACCGCGGCAAGTGCCATTGCACCGCCGGGCAGCGCAGAATTTATCGCTGCGGCATTGGTACTGGCTTTTTTATCCGGCATCATTTTATTATCTATGGGGATATTAAAACTTGGCTTTTTGGCAAATTTGCTATCGCATCCTGTGGTGTCGGGTTTTATCACAGCCAGCGGAATTATTATCGCGACCAGCCAATTAAAATCCATTTTCGGGATAAAGGCCAATGGCGAAAATATGCCTGCCTTAATATCCTCCATGGCCGAAAATATTGGGTCAATAAATTATCCAACATTCCTTATCGGGATATTTGCCACCGCATTTTTATTTTGGGTCCGCAAGGGGTTAAAGCCGTTATTGATGCGTTTTGGGATGCCAGAGCATATTGCAGAATTAGTAGCAAAGGCTGGACCAATTGCGGCAGTTGCTGTTTCAACAATGGCGACAATTATATTTTCTTTAGAAGAAAAAGGCGTGAAAATAGTGGGGGATATACCCCAAAGCCTGCCCCCATTTTCGGTGCCGTTAATGAATGTTGAATTGTGGCAGCAATTGGCCGTTCCCGCATTATTGATTAGTGTTATAGGCTTTGTTGAATCGGTCAGCGTAGGCCAAACATTGGCTGCAAAAAGACGGCAGCGCATTGATCCGGATCAAGAATTAATCGGATTGGGCGCGGCAAATATATCAGCCGCATTTTCAGGGGGCTATCCGGTTACAGGCGGGTTTGCCCGTTCTGTTGTAAATTTCGATGCGGGCGCACAAACCCCGGCGGCGGGGGCATTTACGGCAATTTTCATTGCCATTGCGGCATTATTTTTCACCCCATTATTGGCATCATTACCCATTGCAACATTGGCGGCAACAATAATTGTAGCGGTGCTTAGCCTGGTTGATTTGAAAACACCTGCGGCGATTTGGAAATATTCAAAAATGGATTTTGCGGCGATTGCGGCAACCATTGGGGTTACCTTAATCGCGGGAGTAGAACCGGGTGTTATTTCGGGCGTTTTGTTAAGTCTGGCATTATTTTTGTGGCGCAGCTCTCGTCCCCATGCCGCCATTATTGGCCGCGTTCCAGAGACACAGCATTTTAGAAATATTGAACGGCACAAAGTTTTTACCGATCCGCGAATTTTGAACATTCGCATTGATGAAAGCTTGACCTATTTAAATGCGCGATGGTTAGAAGAATTTATTCTGGAACAAATTGCCGATAATATATTGGTTAGGCATGTTATTTTAATGTGCTCTGCGGTTAATGCGATTGATGCATCTGCGCTAGAAAGCATTGAGGCGATTAACCATAGGATGATTGATGCCGATATTAAATTGCATCTTTCGGAGGTAAAAGGGCCGGTGATGGATCGGTTGCAAAAGTCGCATTTTATCGAACAATTAGGCGGCAATATCTATCTTTCGCAGAATGAAGCATTTGATGCAGTAATTGCAATTGCGAATAGACAAAAAGAAGCAGAAACTCCTTTTGACCCATATCATGCAAGAGGGGTGATTTAA
- a CDS encoding DUF6691 family protein → MSLVIGLIAGMLFGGGLAYSGMADPARVRGFLDIFGHWDPTLAFVMFGALLPMAGAWQIQKLMKRPFADVQFSLPDTKKIDRKLVIGAILFGAGWGISGLCPGPGFAGIALNPAPALTFVAALLLGMVAHKFST, encoded by the coding sequence ATGTCTTTGGTCATTGGTTTAATTGCGGGAATGTTATTTGGTGGCGGCCTTGCCTATTCAGGGATGGCCGATCCAGCAAGGGTGCGTGGTTTTTTGGATATTTTTGGCCATTGGGATCCGACATTGGCATTTGTGATGTTCGGCGCATTATTGCCCATGGCCGGCGCGTGGCAAATCCAAAAATTGATGAAAAGGCCATTTGCTGATGTGCAATTTTCGCTGCCTGATACAAAAAAAATTGATCGAAAATTGGTGATAGGCGCGATTTTATTTGGTGCAGGTTGGGGTATTAGCGGGCTTTGCCCCGGGCCTGGCTTTGCGGGAATAGCTCTTAACCCCGCGCCGGCGCTGACATTTGTTGCTGCTTTATTATTGGGAATGGTGGCGCATAAATTTTCTACTTAA
- a CDS encoding ArsR/SmtB family transcription factor yields the protein MTFIYESRERADAATEKLKIYAQPQRLMILSFLLRGENSVAEIDAATEIGQPALSQQLAALRRADTVKTRREGKQIWYSLADEGVELCVKTMEIILTNETEAEHALKNMTHGQNIVDQNIPKHGTAAFAKIL from the coding sequence ATGACCTTTATTTACGAAAGCCGTGAACGTGCAGATGCGGCAACAGAAAAGCTTAAAATCTATGCGCAGCCACAGCGTTTAATGATCCTATCTTTCCTGCTTCGCGGGGAAAATAGCGTCGCGGAAATTGATGCAGCGACCGAAATCGGCCAACCTGCACTTAGCCAACAACTTGCCGCATTAAGACGGGCAGACACCGTCAAAACCCGCCGTGAAGGTAAGCAAATTTGGTATAGCTTGGCCGATGAAGGGGTGGAGTTATGCGTCAAAACCATGGAAATCATCTTGACCAATGAAACAGAGGCCGAGCATGCGTTAAAAAATATGACCCATGGTCAAAATATAGTGGACCAAAATATACCAAAGCATGGAACCGCCGCATTCGCCAAAATATTATAA
- a CDS encoding bifunctional protein tyrosine phosphatase family protein/NAD(P)/FAD-dependent oxidoreductase gives MTNGPQITKLHDKISISPQITADDMAFIAKAGFKSIICNRPDEEDGDFMRSAQAAKLAKELCIEFIYLPVVSGAITNENKLQMQGALASIASPVLAYCRSGARSTTLIKMAKEATQETGNISENNSKFNIVIVGGGSAGIATASSMLKRDKKISMAIIEPSEDHYYQPGWTMVGGGAFSAEFTHRKQKDLMPKRAHWIKSAAVKFDPNNNAVITADGQQINYDVLIICPGIMLDWDAIDGAKQALGKNGVTSNYRYDLAPYTYHLVKGMSAGRAIFTQPPMPIKCAGAPQKAMYLSCSKWERSGVLNNIDVQFHNSGGMLFGVPEYVPALMEYVARYDAQLNFESKLVAVDGVKKIATFEQKNDEHVKLIEQSFDMIHIVPPQKAPDFVSNSPLAGQSGFVDVDQASLCHVKYNNIFSLGDVCSAPNAKTMAAARKQAPVVAVNALAALKGQPPIADYDGYGSCPLTVERGKIILAEFGYGGKLLPSFPNWLIDGTRPSRLSWLLKDTILPPIYWHGMLKGREWMVKPHLIDQG, from the coding sequence ATGACGAATGGCCCGCAAATTACTAAATTACATGATAAAATAAGTATATCGCCGCAAATTACGGCCGATGACATGGCCTTTATTGCAAAGGCTGGATTTAAATCCATCATTTGCAACAGACCCGATGAGGAAGATGGGGATTTCATGCGCAGCGCGCAAGCGGCCAAATTGGCAAAAGAGTTATGTATTGAATTTATATATTTACCCGTTGTGTCCGGCGCCATTACGAACGAAAATAAATTGCAGATGCAAGGCGCATTGGCATCAATCGCATCGCCAGTTTTAGCATATTGCCGTTCAGGTGCACGTTCAACCACCTTAATTAAAATGGCTAAGGAGGCTACACAAGAAACTGGTAATATATCTGAAAATAATAGCAAATTTAACATTGTGATTGTCGGTGGCGGCTCTGCGGGTATTGCCACGGCGTCCAGCATGTTGAAACGCGACAAGAAAATATCCATGGCCATCATTGAGCCAAGTGAAGACCATTATTATCAGCCCGGTTGGACAATGGTAGGCGGCGGTGCGTTTTCTGCTGAATTTACGCACCGAAAGCAAAAGGACCTGATGCCCAAAAGGGCGCATTGGATTAAATCTGCCGCGGTAAAGTTTGACCCAAATAATAATGCAGTAATAACCGCAGATGGACAGCAGATTAACTATGATGTGTTGATTATTTGCCCAGGAATAATGCTAGATTGGGATGCAATTGATGGCGCAAAGCAGGCATTGGGCAAAAATGGCGTCACATCAAATTATCGATATGATCTTGCTCCATATACATATCATTTGGTCAAAGGCATGAGTGCGGGCCGTGCGATTTTCACCCAGCCACCCATGCCTATTAAATGCGCTGGCGCGCCGCAAAAAGCGATGTATCTGTCATGCAGCAAATGGGAACGTTCTGGTGTATTGAACAATATAGATGTTCAGTTTCATAATAGCGGCGGGATGTTATTCGGTGTGCCAGAATATGTTCCTGCATTGATGGAATATGTGGCGCGATATGATGCGCAGCTTAATTTTGAATCAAAATTGGTGGCCGTTGATGGCGTGAAAAAAATCGCGACATTTGAACAAAAAAATGATGAACATGTAAAATTGATCGAACAATCATTTGATATGATACATATCGTGCCGCCGCAAAAGGCGCCTGATTTTGTCAGCAACAGCCCACTTGCCGGACAAAGCGGTTTTGTCGATGTTGATCAAGCAAGCCTATGTCATGTTAAATATAATAATATTTTCAGCCTAGGCGATGTATGCAGCGCACCCAATGCCAAAACAATGGCCGCGGCAAGAAAGCAAGCGCCTGTTGTGGCGGTAAATGCGCTGGCGGCATTAAAAGGTCAGCCGCCCATTGCTGATTATGATGGTTATGGCAGTTGCCCGTTAACGGTGGAGCGGGGTAAAATCATATTGGCGGAATTTGGCTATGGCGGTAAATTATTGCCAAGTTTCCCAAATTGGTTGATTGACGGCACGCGGCCATCGCGCCTTTCCTGGTTATTAAAAGATACAATTTTACCCCCGATATATTGGCATGGAATGTTAAAAGGGCGGGAATGGATGGTGAAACCGCATTTGATTGATCAGGGGTGA
- a CDS encoding MBL fold metallo-hydrolase, with protein MTDIVLQNAAEQIENLLKAGEGKNIPKVKEFFDPETYTYSYIVHDDATKCAAIIDSVLDYDPASGRTSFYSADKIINYVQQQGLEIKWLLETHAHADHLSAAPYLQEKLGGKIAIGEHIVAVQHVFGNLFNAGTEFRRDGSDFDHLFADGDTFKIGNLDVMVMHVPGHTPACIAYIIGDAIFIGDTMFMPDYGSARADFPGGDARQLYKSMRRILSLPPESRLFMCHDYLPEGRSEYKWQTTISEQRKGNIHAHDGISEDEFVEMRTERDKMLNMPRLILPSIQVNMRAGHLPPKEDNGVRYLKIPLDAV; from the coding sequence ATGACCGATATAGTGTTGCAAAATGCCGCCGAGCAGATTGAAAATCTGTTGAAAGCAGGTGAGGGAAAAAATATCCCAAAGGTTAAGGAATTTTTTGATCCCGAAACCTATACCTATTCCTATATTGTGCATGATGACGCGACCAAATGTGCCGCGATTATCGATTCTGTTTTGGATTATGATCCCGCATCGGGCCGAACATCATTTTATTCTGCGGATAAAATAATAAATTATGTTCAGCAGCAGGGGTTGGAAATAAAGTGGCTGCTTGAAACCCATGCGCATGCCGATCATTTGTCGGCTGCGCCATATTTACAGGAAAAACTGGGCGGAAAAATTGCCATTGGCGAACATATTGTCGCCGTGCAACATGTATTTGGCAATTTATTTAATGCGGGCACAGAATTTCGGCGCGATGGTAGCGATTTTGACCATTTATTTGCCGATGGCGATACATTTAAAATTGGCAATTTGGACGTCATGGTCATGCATGTTCCTGGCCATACGCCCGCCTGTATTGCTTATATAATCGGCGATGCCATTTTTATTGGGGATACGATGTTCATGCCCGATTATGGATCTGCGCGGGCCGACTTTCCAGGCGGAGATGCACGCCAACTATATAAATCAATGCGCCGTATATTATCTCTGCCGCCAGAAAGCCGGTTATTTATGTGTCATGATTATCTACCCGAAGGGCGCAGCGAATATAAGTGGCAAACCACCATATCCGAACAGCGCAAAGGCAATATTCATGCACATGATGGCATAAGCGAGGACGAATTTGTCGAAATGCGCACTGAACGGGACAAGATGCTGAATATGCCGCGCCTTATCCTACCCTCGATACAGGTTAATATGCGTGCGGGCCATTTGCCGCCAAAGGAAGATAATGGCGTGCGTTATCTTAAAATTCCATTGGACGCGGTATAA
- a CDS encoding peroxiredoxin, with protein MSDNMQQPPATLRIGDIAPDFQARSTHGPIRLSDYRGKWLIFFSHPADFTPVCTTEFVTLAQKSAQFSALDCGLIGLSVDSLYSHFAWVRAIEGKFGIKIPFPIIEDPNMAIGRAYNMVDEHSIDSSAMRTCYFIDPKGVIRATTNYPHDVGRSVDEMLRIIAALQITETQNMLTPEGWRPGDKLLQKTPLLSDEISADDDWFCQKVDIK; from the coding sequence ATGTCAGATAATATGCAACAACCGCCCGCCACTTTGCGCATTGGGGACATTGCCCCTGATTTTCAGGCGCGCTCGACACATGGTCCTATTCGGCTTTCCGATTATAGAGGCAAATGGCTTATTTTCTTTTCTCATCCGGCTGATTTTACCCCCGTTTGCACCACAGAATTTGTTACCCTTGCCCAAAAATCGGCGCAGTTTAGTGCGCTCGACTGCGGCTTAATTGGGCTTTCTGTTGATAGCCTTTATTCACATTTTGCATGGGTTCGCGCGATAGAGGGTAAATTTGGAATAAAAATCCCTTTTCCAATTATCGAAGATCCCAATATGGCTATTGGCCGCGCTTATAATATGGTTGATGAACATTCCATCGACAGCTCCGCCATGCGAACATGCTATTTCATCGATCCAAAAGGGGTCATTCGTGCCACGACAAATTATCCGCACGATGTTGGAAGGTCGGTTGATGAAATGCTGCGCATTATTGCCGCGTTACAAATTACCGAAACCCAAAATATGTTAACCCCCGAAGGATGGCGACCAGGCGATAAATTATTACAAAAAACGCCTCTTTTATCTGATGAGATTAGCGCAGATGATGATTGGTTCTGTCAAAAAGTCGATATAAAATGA
- a CDS encoding YeeE/YedE family protein — translation MLASFPNALPIEGFIGGLAIGLAAAIMLLALGRIAGVSGLAARAVNIADGGAPRGIAIIFIIGLPLGAYVTSLFMGAIETNYPESLLMLIIGGLCVGYGTRLGSGCTSGHGVCGMSRLSPRSLIATIIFMLCGMIIVAAMRYFGLIPA, via the coding sequence ATGTTGGCATCATTTCCAAATGCATTGCCCATTGAGGGGTTTATTGGTGGGCTGGCCATTGGTTTGGCGGCGGCTATCATGCTGCTTGCCCTTGGGCGTATTGCAGGGGTTAGCGGCCTTGCCGCACGGGCGGTCAATATTGCTGATGGTGGTGCGCCGCGCGGCATTGCCATTATCTTTATAATTGGCCTGCCGCTTGGTGCTTATGTCACGTCATTATTCATGGGCGCGATTGAGACAAATTACCCTGAAAGCCTGCTCATGCTCATCATTGGCGGTTTATGTGTCGGCTATGGCACAAGATTGGGTTCTGGATGCACCAGCGGGCATGGGGTTTGCGGCATGTCTCGCCTGTCGCCTCGTTCTTTAATTGCGACAATAATCTTCATGCTCTGCGGAATGATAATAGTGGCAGCTATGCGATATTTTGGGCTTATCCCCGCATGA